The Quercus robur chromosome 7, dhQueRobu3.1, whole genome shotgun sequence genome has a segment encoding these proteins:
- the LOC126692133 gene encoding patellin-3-like, producing MADETPNPPPQAVAPPPSDGHLSLAAAVAADKEEESQPPPPEPESAPAPAPAAVVTVTVTESESTAKEEEEGSLSQPPPTKEELLPPPPPAAVEVKSTSTQEQEVVSAAAVAVAVPAVESEKPTKQISHSVVSFKEESNLLSDLSDSERKALQDLRQLVQEALDTKQFTQKQEGQVEENKAEEQEGEISIWGIPLLKDDRSDVILLKFLRARDFKVKDSLLMIKNTIKWRKQFGIDALVNEDLGDEWDKVVFMHGFDREGHPVCYNVYGEFQNKELYAKAFADEEKRDNFLKWRVQFLEKGIRKLDFYPPGVSTLFQVNDLKNSPGPGKRELRLATKQALQLLQDNYPEFVAKQVFINVPWWYLAFYAIINPFLTQRTKSKFVFAGPSKSAETLFKYISPEQVPVQYGGLSVDYCDCNPDFSVSDPATEITVKPATKQTVEIIIYEKCILTWELRVVGWEVSYGAEFVPNAEGAYTVNIQKATKKAPSDEPVVSHTYKVDELGKILLTVDNPTSKKKKLIYRFKIKSFLD from the exons ATGGCCGATGAAACACCAAACCCACCACCTCAAGCAGTGGCCCCACCACCTTCCGATGGTCATCTATCTCTAGCGGCGGCGGTGGCGGCTGATAAAGAAGAAGAGTCACAGCCGCCGCCACCTGAACCAGAATCAGCCCCAGCACCAGCACCAGCTGCTGTTGTCACTGTAACAGTGACTGAATCTGAGAGTACTgcgaaagaagaagaagaagggtcaCTCTCTCAGCCACCCCCAACGAAAGAAGAGCTTCTCCCTCCGCCGCCGCCAGCTGCAGTGGAGGTGAAAAGTACATCTACCCAAgagcaagaggttgtttctgctgctgctgTCGCTGTTGCTGTTCCTGCTGTGGAATCTGAGAAACCCACCAAGCAGATTTCTCACTCTGTTGTTTCTTTCAAAGAAGAGAGCAACCTGTTATCTGATCTATCAGATTCCGAGCGAAAAGCTTTACAAGACCTGAGGCAACTCGTCCAAGAGGCTCTGGACACTAAACAGTTCACTCAAAAGCAGGAAGGCCAAGTGGAGGAAAACAAAGCAGAAGAACAAGAAGGAGAAATATCCATCTGGGGTATTCCTCTTCTTAAAGATGACAGGAGCGATGTGATTCTTCTCAAGTTCTTACGAGCCAGGGATTTCAAGGTGAAAGATTCATTGTTGATGATCAAGAACACAATCAAATGGAGGAAACAGTTCGGGATCGATGCGCTTGTGAACGAGGACCTTGGGGATGAGTGGGATAAAGTGGTGTTCATGCATGGATTTGACAGAGAAGGACACCCAGTGTGTTACAATGTTTATGGTGAGTTTCAGAACAAGGAGTTGTATGCAAAGGCGTTTGCTGATGAGGAGAAGAGAGACAATTTCCTGAAATGGAGGGTACAGTTTCTTGAGAAGGGTATCaggaaacttgatttttatccACCTGGTGTTTCCACACTCTTTCAGGTTAATGACCTCAAGAATTCTCCGGGACCCGGAAAGCGAGAGCTCCGTTTGGCTACCAAACAAGCTCTTCAGTTGCTTCAAGACAATTATCCTGAATTTGTCGCGAAACAG GTGTTTATCAATGTTCCTTGGTGGTATCTTGCTTTCTATGCGATCATCAATCCATTCTTGACCCAGAGGACCAAGAGCAAGTTTGTCTTTGCAGGACCATCAAAATCTGCTGAAACCCTTTTCAA ATACATATCTCCCGAGCAAGTGCCAGTTCAATATGGTGGCTTGAGTGTCGATTACTGTGATTGTAACCCGGACTTCAGCGTTTCTGATCCAGCCACAGAGATTACAGTTAAACCAGCAACCAAGCAAACTGTGGAAATCATAATCTATGAG AAATGTATCCTTACTTGGGAGCTTCGTGTAGTGGGCTGGGAGGTGAGCTATGGTGCTGAATTCGTGCCTAATGCTGAAGGTGCTTATACAGTTAATATACAGAAAGCCACGAAGAAGGCTCCATCTGATGAACCAGTGGTCTCACACACCTACAAAGTTGATGAACTAGGCAAAATATTGCTCACCGTTGATAATCCAacctcaaaaaagaagaagctgatATACAGGTTCAAAATCAAATCCTTCTTAGATTGA